A single genomic interval of Malania oleifera isolate guangnan ecotype guangnan chromosome 11, ASM2987363v1, whole genome shotgun sequence harbors:
- the LOC131168416 gene encoding uncharacterized protein LOC131168416 isoform X1 → MSSGEVRRVSRQDIQLVQNLIERCLQLYMNQKEVVATLLDQAKIEPGFTELVWQKLEEENQEFFKAYRLRLMVKQQIIVFNKLLEKQVELMHQICPTGVASMSLTNGSHIPQTVHQSSACYAPGHTGPPLKPENMHDPIGSSLPNAFTNGGSSLHTSMHASVDMSAPARIDVPPDLLSTQSSNMGMMQGINGVMIKSETGYAGSSPFMFGADGNVLETRPAIGDGSVASFSSVESSSQPLNEPLLDADTSSFGFLGQIPRNFSLSDLTADFSQSSDILESYSRSPFLASDTDNFLDSRERGEHQGDSKRLDTISEGLSYEDFGSE, encoded by the exons ATGTCTAGTGGTGAGGTCAGAAGGGTATCGCGACAAGATATACAGTTG GTGCAGAATCTTATAGAACGATGTCTTCAACTTTACATGAACCAAAAAGAAGTTGTTGCAACCCTATTGGATCAGGCGAAAATAGAACCTGGTTTTACTGAACTTG TTTGGCAAAAGcttgaagaagaaaatcaagaatTTTTCAAAGCATATCGTTTGAGATTGATGGTGAAGCAACAAATAATTGTTTTCAACAAGCTGCTAGAGAAACAGGTGGAGCTGATGCATCAGATATGCCCCACTGGAGTTGCTTCCATGTCTCTAACTAATGGATCTCATATTCCACAAA CAGTGCATCAGAGCTCAGCATGCTATGCCCCAGGGCATACAGGACCTCCTCTGAAGCCAGAGAACATGCACGACCCAATTGGTTCCAGTTTACCTAATGCATTCACGAATGGTGGGTCATCATTGCACACAAGCATGCATGCTTCTGTTGATATGTCTGCTCCTGCCAGGATAGATGTCCCACCAGACCTGCTATCAACTCAGAGCTCAAACATGGGAATGATGCAGGGAATAAATGGGGTTATGATCAAATCAGAAACTGGCTATGCAGGCAGTTCTCCATTCATGTTTGGTGCCGATGGCAATGTCCTGGAAACACGTCCAGCAATTGGGGATGGATCTGTGGCATCTTTCAGCAGTGTAGAGTCCAGCTCACAGCCTCTGAATGAACCGCTACTGGATGCAGACACTTCATCATTTGGATTTTTAGGGCAGATCCCTCGAAATTTCAGTCTCTCAGATTTGACGGCTGACTTCTCCCAGAGTTCAG ATATACTGGAGAGCTACTCGAGATCACCCTTCCTAGCTTCAGATACAGACAACTTCCTGGATTCCCGTGAAAGGGGAGAACATCAAG GAGACAGTAAAAGGTTGGACACTATATCTGAAGGCTTGAGTTATGAAGATTTTGGCAGTGAGTGA
- the LOC131168416 gene encoding uncharacterized protein LOC131168416 isoform X2 codes for MSSGEVRRVSRQDIQLVQNLIERCLQLYMNQKEVVATLLDQAKIEPGFTELVWQKLEEENQEFFKAYRLRLMVKQQIIVFNKLLEKQVELMHQICPTGVASMSLTNGSHIPQMHQSSACYAPGHTGPPLKPENMHDPIGSSLPNAFTNGGSSLHTSMHASVDMSAPARIDVPPDLLSTQSSNMGMMQGINGVMIKSETGYAGSSPFMFGADGNVLETRPAIGDGSVASFSSVESSSQPLNEPLLDADTSSFGFLGQIPRNFSLSDLTADFSQSSDILESYSRSPFLASDTDNFLDSRERGEHQGDSKRLDTISEGLSYEDFGSE; via the exons ATGTCTAGTGGTGAGGTCAGAAGGGTATCGCGACAAGATATACAGTTG GTGCAGAATCTTATAGAACGATGTCTTCAACTTTACATGAACCAAAAAGAAGTTGTTGCAACCCTATTGGATCAGGCGAAAATAGAACCTGGTTTTACTGAACTTG TTTGGCAAAAGcttgaagaagaaaatcaagaatTTTTCAAAGCATATCGTTTGAGATTGATGGTGAAGCAACAAATAATTGTTTTCAACAAGCTGCTAGAGAAACAGGTGGAGCTGATGCATCAGATATGCCCCACTGGAGTTGCTTCCATGTCTCTAACTAATGGATCTCATATTCCACAAA TGCATCAGAGCTCAGCATGCTATGCCCCAGGGCATACAGGACCTCCTCTGAAGCCAGAGAACATGCACGACCCAATTGGTTCCAGTTTACCTAATGCATTCACGAATGGTGGGTCATCATTGCACACAAGCATGCATGCTTCTGTTGATATGTCTGCTCCTGCCAGGATAGATGTCCCACCAGACCTGCTATCAACTCAGAGCTCAAACATGGGAATGATGCAGGGAATAAATGGGGTTATGATCAAATCAGAAACTGGCTATGCAGGCAGTTCTCCATTCATGTTTGGTGCCGATGGCAATGTCCTGGAAACACGTCCAGCAATTGGGGATGGATCTGTGGCATCTTTCAGCAGTGTAGAGTCCAGCTCACAGCCTCTGAATGAACCGCTACTGGATGCAGACACTTCATCATTTGGATTTTTAGGGCAGATCCCTCGAAATTTCAGTCTCTCAGATTTGACGGCTGACTTCTCCCAGAGTTCAG ATATACTGGAGAGCTACTCGAGATCACCCTTCCTAGCTTCAGATACAGACAACTTCCTGGATTCCCGTGAAAGGGGAGAACATCAAG GAGACAGTAAAAGGTTGGACACTATATCTGAAGGCTTGAGTTATGAAGATTTTGGCAGTGAGTGA
- the LOC131168416 gene encoding uncharacterized protein LOC131168416 isoform X3, translating into MSSGEVRRVSRQDIQLVQNLIERCLQLYMNQKEVVATLLDQAKIEPGFTELVHQSSACYAPGHTGPPLKPENMHDPIGSSLPNAFTNGGSSLHTSMHASVDMSAPARIDVPPDLLSTQSSNMGMMQGINGVMIKSETGYAGSSPFMFGADGNVLETRPAIGDGSVASFSSVESSSQPLNEPLLDADTSSFGFLGQIPRNFSLSDLTADFSQSSDILESYSRSPFLASDTDNFLDSRERGEHQGDSKRLDTISEGLSYEDFGSE; encoded by the exons ATGTCTAGTGGTGAGGTCAGAAGGGTATCGCGACAAGATATACAGTTG GTGCAGAATCTTATAGAACGATGTCTTCAACTTTACATGAACCAAAAAGAAGTTGTTGCAACCCTATTGGATCAGGCGAAAATAGAACCTGGTTTTACTGAACTTG TGCATCAGAGCTCAGCATGCTATGCCCCAGGGCATACAGGACCTCCTCTGAAGCCAGAGAACATGCACGACCCAATTGGTTCCAGTTTACCTAATGCATTCACGAATGGTGGGTCATCATTGCACACAAGCATGCATGCTTCTGTTGATATGTCTGCTCCTGCCAGGATAGATGTCCCACCAGACCTGCTATCAACTCAGAGCTCAAACATGGGAATGATGCAGGGAATAAATGGGGTTATGATCAAATCAGAAACTGGCTATGCAGGCAGTTCTCCATTCATGTTTGGTGCCGATGGCAATGTCCTGGAAACACGTCCAGCAATTGGGGATGGATCTGTGGCATCTTTCAGCAGTGTAGAGTCCAGCTCACAGCCTCTGAATGAACCGCTACTGGATGCAGACACTTCATCATTTGGATTTTTAGGGCAGATCCCTCGAAATTTCAGTCTCTCAGATTTGACGGCTGACTTCTCCCAGAGTTCAG ATATACTGGAGAGCTACTCGAGATCACCCTTCCTAGCTTCAGATACAGACAACTTCCTGGATTCCCGTGAAAGGGGAGAACATCAAG GAGACAGTAAAAGGTTGGACACTATATCTGAAGGCTTGAGTTATGAAGATTTTGGCAGTGAGTGA